A stretch of DNA from Microbacterium sp. LWS13-1.2:
GCCGGCTGGTCGTTCGAGGACTACCTCGCCGCCGTGCTCGAACGCGAAGTGAGCGCACGGAACGCGTCGGGCGCGGAGCTGCGGATCAAGGCGGCCGGGTTCCCGGCTCGCAAGACGCTGGAGGACTTCGACTGGGACGCCCAACCCGCCGTCCGCCAGCAGGTCGCCGCTCTCGCCTCCGGCGGGTTCCTCCTCGAAGCCCAGAACGTGGTGCTGCTCGGCCCACCTGGAACCGGCAAGACCCACCTGGCGACGGCGCTCGGGATCGTCGCCGCCCGGCACGGGCACCGGGTATTGTTCGCGACCGCGACGGACTGGGTCACCCGTCTCACCGACGCCCACCGGCAGGGGCTGCTCCCGAAGGAGCTCGCCCGGCTGCGCCGTTACGGGCTGATCATCGTCGACGAGGTCGGCTACCTGCCCTTCGAGCAAGACGCCGCGAACCTGTTCTTCCAGCTCGTCTCGTCACGCTACGAACACGCGTCGCTGATCCTCACCAGCAACCTGCCGTTCAGCGGGTGGGGCGGCGTCTTCGGGGACCAGGCCGTCGCGGCTGCGATGATCGACCGGATCGTTCACCACGCCGACGTTCTCACCCTGAAAGGCGCCAGCTACCGGCTCCGCGGCCGCGGCATCGACAGCCTCCCCAGCATCCGCACCACCACCGCGGAAACGCCTGACTAGACTGCCCGCAACCGTTCACTTTTCAAGCGCCGGAATCGACCAGTTCTGCAGCGCCGCCGACAGTCGAG
This window harbors:
- the istB gene encoding IS21-like element helper ATPase IstB — translated: MAAKNTTESVKQITYLAGALKAPRITEAATRMADQARDAGWSFEDYLAAVLEREVSARNASGAELRIKAAGFPARKTLEDFDWDAQPAVRQQVAALASGGFLLEAQNVVLLGPPGTGKTHLATALGIVAARHGHRVLFATATDWVTRLTDAHRQGLLPKELARLRRYGLIIVDEVGYLPFEQDAANLFFQLVSSRYEHASLILTSNLPFSGWGGVFGDQAVAAAMIDRIVHHADVLTLKGASYRLRGRGIDSLPSIRTTTAETPD